A genomic window from Solanum dulcamara chromosome 11, daSolDulc1.2, whole genome shotgun sequence includes:
- the LOC129872471 gene encoding uncharacterized protein LOC129872471, whose translation MTYEEKIEDEKLREKSRGFKKARVYGGGFTHQNSGYSGGGKGQGGKRFMGQGLINIPPLRFNKDKGANPMVPRKNLGAQTFLACKKCRKTHKEECLTCSNACFKCGKLGHQARDCRSGCGRCHNST comes from the coding sequence ATGACATATGAGGAAaaaattgaggatgagaaattgAGGGAGAAGTCAAGAGGGTTTAAGAAGGCTAGAGTTTATGGTGGAGGGTTTACTCACCAAAATTCCGGTTACAGTGGTGGTGGAAAGGGCCAAGGTGGGAAAAGATTCATGGGGCAAGGTCTCATCAATATTCCTCCtctaaggttcaacaaggacaaaggtGCCAATCCTATGGTTCCAAGGAAGAATCTGGGTGCTCAAACTTTCctcgcttgcaagaagtgtagGAAGACTCATAAAGAGGAATGCTTAACCTGTtctaatgcatgcttcaagtgcGGTAAACTAGGTCACCAAGCTAGAGATTGTAGAAGTGGTTGTGGTAGGTGTCACAActcaacctag